A region of Ursus arctos isolate Adak ecotype North America unplaced genomic scaffold, UrsArc2.0 scaffold_100, whole genome shotgun sequence DNA encodes the following proteins:
- the LOC130541798 gene encoding ral guanine nucleotide dissociation stimulator-like yields MELEATPALHRPSPAVSEPASPPSAVAELEHLLPSSPCVPGAELQSAGPSAFPGIFTPALTIDIEPTVTPDGSCCVTPKNQLREENPDLDFPSRLVTEQLTYMDAELFKKLLPHQCLGSVWSKHNKPGSEHLAPTVWATVAQFNGVSECVITTCLGNPSMTARDRAMVVEHWIKVAKACQILQNYYSLNAIVSALQTVSIYHLKKTWEKVSRSNHLINLPPW; encoded by the exons ATGGAGCTAGAGGCAACCCCAGCTCTGCATCGACCATCACCTgcagtgtcagagccagcctcccctccatcaGCTGTTGCAGAACTGGAACACTTGCTCCCATCTTCtccatgtgtgccgggtgctgagctgcagtcagctggaccaTCAGCTTTCCCAGGAATTTTCACTCCAGCTCTGACAATAGACATAGAGCCCACTGTGACCCCAGATGGTTcctgctgtgtcaccccaaagaaccagctgcgTGAGGAGAACCCTGACCTGGACTTCCCTTCCAGGCTTGTGACAGAGCAACTCACatatatggatgcg gagctgttcaagaagctgctgccccatcagtgcctgggctctgtCTGGTCCAAGCAcaacaagcctggcagtgagcacctggcacccacagtctgggccactgtcgcccagttcaacggtgtgtccgagtgtgtcatcaccacctgccttggcaacccaagcatgacagcccgggacagggccatggtggtggagcactggatcaaggtggccaag gcctgtcaaatccTGCAGAACTACTACTCCCTGAATGCCATCGTCTCGGCTCTGCAGACTGTCTCAATATACCACCTCAAGAAGACATGGGAGAAAGTTTCCAG GAGCAACCATCTAATAAatctgccaccctggtga